Proteins encoded by one window of Phenylobacterium soli:
- the thiS gene encoding sulfur carrier protein ThiS, with product MNLILNGEPRTFDSVPDVAALVAALGLDARKVAVERNLEIVPRSAYGRTALADGDRIEIVHFIGGG from the coding sequence ATGAACCTGATCCTGAACGGCGAGCCCCGCACCTTCGATAGCGTTCCGGACGTCGCGGCCCTGGTCGCGGCGCTCGGCCTCGATGCGCGCAAGGTGGCGGTCGAGCGCAATCTGGAGATCGTGCCGCGCTCGGCCTATGGTCGCACCGCGCTCGCCGATGGGGACCGGATCGAGATCGTGCATTTCATCGGAGGCGGCTGA
- a CDS encoding thiazole synthase, with translation MDGSQINEDTWTVAGRTFRSRLIVGTGKYKDYAQNAAAAEAAGAEIVTVALRRVNLSDPSQPMLVDHVKPDRFTFLPNTAGCFTGEDAVRTLRLAREAGGWDLVKLEVLSNTKHLLPDMEETLRALKMLVADGFQVMVYCSDDPVYARKLEEAGAAAIMPAAAPIGSGRGVQNQLNLGLIIEQTKVPVLVDAGVGTASDAVVAMELGCEAVLMNTAIAEAKDPILMASAMKHAVIAGREAYLAGRMPRRMYAEPSSPLSGLI, from the coding sequence ATGGACGGATCGCAGATCAACGAAGACACCTGGACCGTCGCCGGTCGCACCTTCCGTTCGCGCCTGATCGTCGGCACCGGCAAGTACAAGGACTACGCCCAGAACGCCGCCGCCGCCGAGGCCGCGGGCGCCGAGATCGTCACCGTCGCCCTGCGCCGGGTGAACCTCTCCGACCCCAGCCAGCCGATGCTGGTCGATCACGTGAAGCCCGACCGCTTCACCTTCCTGCCCAACACCGCCGGCTGCTTCACGGGCGAGGACGCGGTCCGCACGCTCAGGCTGGCCCGCGAGGCGGGCGGCTGGGACCTCGTCAAGCTCGAGGTGCTCTCCAACACCAAGCACCTTCTGCCGGACATGGAAGAGACCCTGCGGGCGCTGAAGATGCTGGTCGCCGATGGCTTCCAGGTGATGGTCTACTGCTCGGATGACCCGGTCTACGCCAGGAAGCTGGAGGAGGCGGGGGCCGCGGCGATCATGCCGGCCGCCGCGCCGATCGGCTCGGGGCGCGGGGTCCAGAACCAGCTCAACCTCGGCCTCATCATCGAGCAGACCAAGGTGCCGGTGCTGGTGGACGCCGGGGTCGGCACGGCCTCCGACGCCGTGGTCGCCATGGAGCTCGGCTGCGAGGCCGTGCTGATGAACACCGCCATCGCCGAGGCCAAGGATCCCATCCTCATGGCCAGCGCCATGAAGCACGCCGTCATCGCAGGCCGTGAGGCCTATCTCGCCGGCCGCATGCCCAGGCGCATGTACGCCGAACCGTCCTCACCGCTCTCGGGGCTCATCTGA
- the accB gene encoding acetyl-CoA carboxylase biotin carboxyl carrier protein encodes MASSPKAPADPIDARLVRKLADILTDTGLSEIEVEHGGLKIRVAKTLTAAPVHVAAPAPMAIAAPAAAPAPAAAPAAAEAPAGGPTRAGEVVKSPMVGTVYLQPQPGADAFVKVGDTVTAGQTLMIVEAMKTMNPIPAPKGGRVVEILVGDAQPVEFGEPLVVIE; translated from the coding sequence ATGGCTAGCAGTCCCAAGGCTCCCGCCGACCCGATCGACGCGCGCCTGGTGCGCAAACTGGCCGACATCCTCACCGACACCGGCCTGTCGGAGATCGAGGTCGAGCACGGCGGCCTGAAGATCCGAGTCGCCAAGACCCTGACCGCCGCGCCCGTCCACGTGGCGGCGCCCGCTCCCATGGCGATCGCCGCGCCGGCCGCAGCCCCCGCCCCCGCCGCCGCGCCTGCCGCGGCCGAGGCTCCGGCAGGCGGTCCGACCCGCGCCGGCGAGGTGGTGAAGTCGCCGATGGTGGGCACGGTCTATCTGCAGCCGCAGCCCGGCGCCGACGCCTTCGTGAAGGTCGGCGACACGGTCACCGCCGGCCAGACGCTGATGATCGTCGAGGCCATGAAGACCATGAACCCGATCCCGGCGCCCAAGGGCGGCCGCGTGGTGGAGATCCTGGTCGGCGACGCCCAGCCCGTGGAGTTCGGCGAGCCGCTCGTGGTCATCGAGTAG
- a CDS encoding pentapeptide repeat-containing protein yields the protein MDWIGRTTFALAALAFAAPTMALAGSDREVARSTSFGGSCPKCELSGRRLTGARFMGADFREAALVGSDLRDAQFVGSTFVSANLSRADLTDAEIVGSNFAGANLSRARLVSAQAHAVQFTGSDLSRADLTDVEANASNFSKAILQGASLRSGSLIAANFTKVDARGADFSDAQLNHAQFSGGRFTRASFRSAELMGATLADGDFDGADFADANLREAWITGSDLSRARNLTQDQLDEACADSRTKAPPGLVAKMCHHGPRVAVAMPQPPPPPAPAAPKPPKPPRYLVNIEP from the coding sequence ATGGACTGGATCGGCCGCACCACCTTCGCCCTCGCCGCGCTGGCCTTCGCCGCGCCGACGATGGCGCTGGCCGGTTCGGATCGCGAGGTGGCCCGCTCGACCTCGTTCGGCGGCTCCTGCCCAAAGTGCGAGCTCTCCGGCCGGCGACTGACCGGCGCCCGGTTCATGGGCGCGGACTTCCGCGAGGCGGCTCTGGTGGGCTCGGACCTGCGGGACGCGCAGTTCGTCGGCTCGACCTTCGTGTCGGCCAACCTGTCCCGCGCCGACCTGACCGACGCCGAGATCGTCGGCTCCAACTTCGCCGGCGCGAACCTCTCGCGGGCCCGGCTGGTGTCCGCCCAGGCCCACGCGGTGCAATTCACCGGCTCCGACCTCTCCCGGGCGGACCTGACCGACGTTGAGGCCAACGCCTCCAACTTCTCGAAGGCTATCCTGCAGGGCGCGAGCCTGCGCTCCGGATCGCTGATCGCGGCGAACTTCACCAAGGTGGACGCGCGCGGGGCGGACTTCTCCGACGCCCAGCTCAACCACGCGCAGTTCTCGGGCGGTCGTTTCACCCGCGCCTCGTTCCGCTCCGCAGAGCTGATGGGCGCGACCCTGGCGGACGGGGATTTCGACGGCGCTGACTTCGCCGACGCCAACCTGCGGGAGGCCTGGATCACCGGGTCGGATCTGAGCCGCGCCAGGAACCTCACCCAGGATCAGCTGGACGAGGCCTGCGCCGACAGCCGCACCAAGGCGCCGCCTGGCCTGGTGGCCAAGATGTGCCACCACGGCCCGCGGGTCGCGGTTGCGATGCCGCAGCCTCCGCCACCTCCAGCGCCGGCGGCGCCCAAACCGCCGAAGCCGCCACGCTACCTGGTGAACATCGAGCCCTGA
- a CDS encoding NADH:ubiquinone oxidoreductase subunit NDUFA12, with amino-acid sequence MTSLLKTLFTWWNGATTGIHFTIARRGRFVGQDDYGNRYYEAKDARDSYGKHRRRWVIYNGYAEASKVPPDWHGWLHYTFDEPPTVAPLLTKPWEKEHRPNLSGTIYAYRPKGSLARGGERQRATGDYEAWTPE; translated from the coding sequence GTGACCAGCCTCCTGAAGACCCTCTTCACCTGGTGGAACGGCGCCACCACGGGCATCCATTTCACGATCGCCCGGCGCGGCCGGTTCGTGGGCCAGGACGACTACGGCAACCGCTACTATGAGGCCAAGGACGCCCGCGACAGCTATGGCAAGCATCGCCGTCGCTGGGTGATCTACAACGGCTACGCCGAGGCCTCGAAGGTGCCGCCGGACTGGCACGGCTGGCTGCACTACACCTTCGACGAGCCGCCGACCGTCGCTCCGCTCCTCACGAAGCCGTGGGAGAAGGAGCACCGGCCGAACCTTTCCGGCACGATCTACGCCTACCGTCCGAAGGGCTCGCTGGCCCGCGGCGGGGAGCGGCAACGCGCCACCGGCGACTATGAGGCCTGGACGCCCGAATAA
- the aat gene encoding leucyl/phenylalanyl-tRNA--protein transferase, whose product MESFSPRDLLACYARGVFPMADAREDARVFLIDPERRGVLPLDRFHIPARLARTVRSEPYEVRIDTAFHEVVLACAAPAAGRTETWINRPIERLYLKLHDMGFAHSVECWREERLVGGLYGVALKGAFFGESMFSRARDASKVALVHLVGRLIAGGYRLLDAQFMTEHLAQFGAEEISRREYQKRLATALAADADFQRAGAGGALATGAAVLQVISQAS is encoded by the coding sequence ATGGAGAGCTTCTCCCCCCGCGACCTCCTGGCCTGCTACGCGCGCGGCGTCTTCCCCATGGCCGACGCGCGCGAGGATGCGCGGGTCTTCCTGATCGATCCGGAGCGGCGGGGCGTCCTGCCGCTCGACCGTTTCCATATTCCTGCCCGACTGGCCCGCACGGTGCGCAGCGAGCCCTATGAGGTGCGCATCGACACCGCCTTCCACGAAGTGGTGCTGGCCTGCGCCGCCCCGGCCGCCGGGCGCACGGAGACCTGGATCAACCGCCCCATCGAGCGGCTCTACCTGAAGCTCCACGACATGGGCTTCGCCCACAGCGTCGAGTGCTGGCGCGAGGAGCGGCTGGTCGGCGGACTCTACGGCGTGGCGCTGAAGGGCGCCTTCTTCGGCGAGAGCATGTTCTCCCGCGCCCGCGACGCCTCGAAAGTGGCCCTCGTGCACCTGGTCGGGCGGCTGATCGCCGGCGGCTATCGCCTGCTCGACGCCCAGTTCATGACCGAGCACCTCGCGCAGTTCGGGGCCGAGGAGATCAGCCGTCGCGAGTACCAGAAGCGGTTGGCCACGGCGCTCGCCGCTGACGCCGACTTTCAGCGGGCCGGCGCGGGCGGCGCGCTGGCCACGGGCGCAGCGGTCCTGCAGGTGATCAGCCAGGCGTCGTAA
- the accC gene encoding acetyl-CoA carboxylase biotin carboxylase subunit, translating into MFEKILIANRGEIALRVHRACKEMGIATVAVHSEADAGAMWVRLADESVCIGPAPAAKSYLNIPSIIAAAEITGANAIHPGYGFLSENARFAEIVNAHGFTFIGPKPEHIKMMGDKITAKQAVKDAGIPVVPGSDGAVTTEEEAFEAAKAIGFPVLIKAAAGGGGRGMKVAQTEADLAEAVGTARSEARAAFGDDAVYMERYLQTPRHIELQVVADSFGNVVHLGERDCSLQRRHQKVLEEAPSPAIDAAARAKIGQVVVEAIRKIGYLGVGTIEFLYENGEFFFIEMNTRLQVEHPVTEAITGIDLVREQIRIAAGEPLSFRQEDVVFEGHAIECRINAENPRTFAPSPGTVTDFHAPGGLGVRMDSALYAGYTIPPYYDSLVGKLIVHGRDRHECIARLCRCLSEVVVSGIDTNIPLFQELMLNPEIVKGDYNIHWLENWIKSQAAQAV; encoded by the coding sequence ATGTTCGAGAAGATTCTGATCGCCAACCGAGGCGAGATCGCGCTCCGCGTCCACCGGGCCTGCAAGGAGATGGGCATCGCCACGGTCGCCGTGCACTCCGAGGCCGACGCCGGCGCCATGTGGGTGCGGCTGGCCGACGAGAGCGTCTGCATCGGCCCGGCCCCCGCCGCCAAGAGCTACCTCAACATCCCCTCGATCATCGCCGCTGCGGAGATCACCGGGGCCAACGCCATCCACCCCGGCTACGGCTTCCTCTCGGAGAACGCCCGTTTCGCCGAGATCGTGAACGCCCACGGCTTCACCTTCATCGGGCCCAAGCCCGAGCACATCAAGATGATGGGCGACAAGATCACCGCCAAGCAGGCGGTGAAGGACGCCGGCATCCCGGTGGTGCCCGGCTCCGACGGTGCGGTGACCACTGAGGAAGAGGCCTTCGAGGCCGCCAAGGCGATCGGCTTCCCGGTGCTCATCAAGGCCGCGGCCGGCGGCGGCGGACGCGGCATGAAGGTCGCCCAGACCGAGGCGGACCTCGCCGAGGCGGTCGGCACCGCCCGCTCCGAGGCGCGCGCGGCCTTCGGCGACGACGCGGTCTATATGGAACGCTACCTCCAGACCCCGCGGCACATCGAACTGCAGGTCGTCGCCGACTCGTTCGGCAACGTCGTGCACCTGGGCGAGCGCGACTGCTCCCTGCAGCGCCGTCACCAGAAGGTGCTGGAGGAGGCCCCCTCGCCGGCCATCGACGCCGCCGCCCGCGCCAAGATCGGCCAGGTCGTGGTCGAGGCGATCCGCAAGATCGGCTACCTCGGCGTCGGCACCATCGAGTTCCTGTACGAGAACGGCGAGTTCTTCTTCATCGAGATGAACACCCGCCTGCAGGTGGAGCATCCGGTGACCGAGGCGATCACCGGTATCGACCTGGTGCGCGAGCAGATCCGCATCGCCGCCGGCGAACCGCTGTCGTTCCGCCAGGAGGACGTTGTCTTCGAAGGCCACGCCATCGAGTGCCGGATCAACGCCGAGAACCCGCGGACCTTCGCGCCCTCGCCGGGCACGGTGACCGACTTCCATGCCCCGGGCGGGCTTGGGGTGCGCATGGATAGCGCCCTCTACGCCGGCTACACGATCCCGCCCTATTACGACAGCCTGGTGGGCAAGCTGATCGTCCACGGGCGCGACCGGCACGAGTGCATCGCGCGCCTGTGCCGCTGCCTCTCGGAAGTGGTGGTGTCGGGCATCGATACCAACATCCCGCTCTTCCAGGAGCTCATGCTGAATCCTGAGATCGTGAAGGGCGACTACAACATCCACTGGCTCGAGAACTGGATCAAAAGCCAGGCCGCCCAAGCCGTGTAA
- a CDS encoding TSCPD domain-containing protein, producing MGGDAPKTAIEGRILELGDRLVEVEAPAHWTQAQVEAWMAWAADPASGDLAAAVADDVEALTEAAQAKGLLKDVRARTRFRDDLIEAMLSGAVALGRARGARPPAVIAASDPNLSARLDAHRAEHRGREAAHLAAVALATRLQAVMDAVLRCEGESEACADPRQNVTLARAAEAARAAGARDSVIFEAVALARAGERVWISAEPRPPSDAPALVVGGSPAERAPLALAAWSTGAVALAPDLAIAESVAAGETAVRGAVNLMAFWSEGAFDVPAFEAAVELTARALRAATDAPAVLALAGLGDWLVSHGLDYASEGARETALELYRTAAATAGGLDVGLAAFDDPELQLRLGAGGLSAAPWSGPVVLAEAADGEAVRTLSEAAQRGLAMVGADRQAAHRRVLGHGDLADAPGVGRAALIARGFTDHEVTAVEAALPFVDRLTDAFCPAVVGDGFVRDVLGASSEQLEDPRLDVLGLAGFTRTEVAEAEGHALGHASLTGADFLSPDQEAVFRTAAELGTEAHLAMLQAIAPALAVPPTAEIALPWRATPADVLAALSGAAVTLRIRREAAPADAVLDLPAGIEPRAAREAAPPPPPEERIVERVVERERVRRKLPDRRKGYIQKASVGGHKVYLHTGEYDDGELGEIFIDMHKEGAAFRSLMNNFAIAISIGLQYGVPLDEFVDAFVFTRFEPAGPVTGNDTVKSATSILDYIFRELGISYLGRHDLGSDDENALNADGLGHGKGGPAAPSEEPQPASRFISRGFSRGAAPDNLVFLPVANRPAGGMVLEAADVCAACGDVAVVRKGASLICESCGARAGRLSEDQGG from the coding sequence ATGGGCGGGGACGCGCCGAAGACGGCGATTGAAGGACGAATCCTGGAGCTCGGCGATCGGCTGGTCGAGGTCGAGGCGCCGGCGCATTGGACCCAGGCCCAGGTGGAGGCCTGGATGGCGTGGGCGGCAGACCCGGCGTCCGGCGACCTTGCCGCCGCCGTCGCCGACGACGTCGAGGCGCTGACCGAGGCCGCGCAGGCCAAGGGGCTCCTGAAGGACGTCCGCGCCCGCACCCGTTTCCGTGACGACCTGATCGAGGCCATGCTCTCGGGAGCCGTCGCGCTCGGCCGCGCCCGGGGCGCGCGCCCGCCGGCCGTGATCGCCGCGTCCGATCCGAACCTCTCGGCCCGCCTCGACGCCCATCGCGCCGAGCATCGCGGCCGGGAGGCCGCGCACCTGGCGGCGGTCGCCCTCGCCACTCGCCTGCAGGCGGTGATGGACGCGGTCCTGCGCTGCGAGGGCGAGTCCGAGGCCTGCGCCGACCCGCGCCAGAACGTGACCCTCGCCCGGGCCGCCGAGGCGGCTCGCGCGGCCGGCGCCCGCGATTCGGTGATCTTCGAGGCCGTGGCCCTCGCCCGTGCGGGCGAGAGAGTGTGGATCTCGGCCGAGCCGCGGCCGCCCTCCGACGCCCCGGCCCTGGTGGTCGGCGGCAGCCCCGCCGAGCGCGCCCCGCTGGCGCTAGCGGCCTGGTCGACCGGCGCGGTGGCGCTGGCCCCGGACCTCGCGATTGCCGAGTCGGTGGCCGCCGGCGAGACCGCCGTGCGCGGGGCGGTGAACCTGATGGCCTTCTGGTCCGAGGGCGCCTTCGACGTGCCTGCCTTCGAGGCCGCGGTCGAACTGACCGCCCGGGCGCTCAGGGCGGCGACCGATGCGCCCGCGGTGCTGGCCCTCGCCGGCCTGGGCGACTGGCTCGTGTCCCATGGTCTCGACTACGCCTCCGAGGGGGCGCGGGAGACCGCGCTCGAGCTCTATCGGACCGCGGCGGCGACCGCCGGAGGGCTCGACGTCGGCCTCGCGGCGTTCGACGATCCGGAGCTGCAGCTTCGGCTGGGCGCGGGCGGGCTCTCGGCCGCGCCGTGGAGCGGCCCCGTCGTTCTGGCCGAAGCGGCCGACGGCGAGGCGGTGCGCACCCTTTCCGAGGCCGCCCAGCGGGGCCTCGCCATGGTCGGCGCCGACCGCCAGGCCGCCCACCGCCGCGTGCTGGGTCACGGGGACCTCGCCGACGCGCCGGGCGTCGGCCGCGCCGCTCTGATCGCCCGCGGGTTCACCGATCACGAGGTGACCGCGGTCGAGGCCGCCCTGCCCTTCGTGGACCGGCTGACCGACGCCTTCTGCCCGGCCGTGGTTGGCGACGGTTTCGTGCGCGATGTCCTGGGCGCCTCGAGCGAGCAGCTGGAGGATCCGCGCCTCGACGTGCTCGGCCTCGCCGGCTTCACCCGCACCGAGGTGGCCGAGGCCGAGGGCCATGCGCTGGGCCACGCCAGCCTGACCGGCGCCGATTTCCTGAGCCCCGACCAGGAGGCGGTGTTCCGGACCGCCGCCGAGCTCGGGACCGAGGCCCACCTGGCCATGTTGCAGGCCATAGCGCCCGCCTTGGCCGTTCCGCCGACGGCGGAGATCGCCCTGCCCTGGCGCGCCACGCCCGCGGACGTTCTCGCGGCCCTGTCCGGCGCGGCGGTCACCCTGCGGATCCGACGCGAGGCCGCCCCGGCCGACGCCGTCCTGGACCTTCCCGCCGGCATCGAGCCGCGCGCAGCCCGCGAGGCGGCCCCGCCGCCGCCCCCCGAAGAGCGCATCGTCGAGCGGGTGGTGGAGCGGGAGCGGGTGCGCCGCAAGCTGCCCGACCGGCGCAAGGGCTACATCCAGAAAGCCTCGGTGGGCGGCCACAAGGTCTATCTGCACACCGGCGAGTACGACGACGGCGAGCTCGGCGAGATCTTCATCGACATGCACAAGGAAGGCGCCGCCTTCCGGTCGCTGATGAACAACTTCGCGATCGCCATCTCCATCGGCCTTCAGTACGGGGTGCCGCTCGACGAATTCGTCGACGCCTTCGTCTTCACGCGCTTCGAGCCGGCCGGACCGGTGACGGGCAACGACACGGTGAAGTCGGCGACCTCGATCCTCGACTACATCTTCCGCGAGCTCGGCATCTCCTACCTCGGTCGTCACGACCTCGGCTCGGACGACGAGAACGCGCTGAACGCCGATGGCCTGGGTCACGGCAAGGGCGGGCCCGCCGCGCCGAGCGAGGAACCGCAGCCGGCCTCGCGTTTCATTTCGCGCGGCTTCTCCCGCGGGGCGGCGCCCGACAACCTTGTGTTCCTGCCGGTCGCCAACCGGCCCGCAGGCGGCATGGTGCTGGAGGCCGCCGACGTCTGCGCTGCCTGCGGCGACGTCGCCGTGGTCCGCAAGGGCGCATCGCTCATCTGCGAGAGCTGCGGCGCGCGCGCCGGACGGCTCAGCGAAGACCAGGGCGGCTAA
- the aroQ gene encoding type II 3-dehydroquinate dehydratase, with the protein MPKPIYVLSGPNLNLLGTREPEIYGHQTLEDVRKLCEARATSLGREIVFRQSNHEGVLIDWIQEARTEGSAIVINPAGYGHTSIAILDALKAADVPVVECHLSNPAARETFRHQTYVSLAATGVVSGFGAASYVLAVEAAAGLTA; encoded by the coding sequence ATGCCGAAACCGATCTATGTGCTGAGCGGCCCCAATCTCAACCTCCTGGGGACGCGAGAGCCCGAGATTTACGGACATCAGACCCTCGAGGACGTGCGCAAGCTCTGCGAAGCGCGCGCGACGTCGCTCGGGCGCGAGATCGTGTTCCGCCAGTCCAACCATGAAGGCGTGCTGATCGATTGGATCCAGGAGGCCCGCACCGAGGGCTCCGCCATCGTCATCAATCCCGCCGGCTACGGCCACACCTCCATCGCCATCCTCGACGCCCTCAAGGCGGCCGACGTGCCGGTGGTGGAGTGCCACCTTTCGAACCCCGCGGCGCGGGAGACGTTCCGCCACCAGACCTATGTGTCCCTGGCGGCCACGGGCGTCGTCTCTGGCTTCGGCGCCGCCAGCTACGTGCTGGCCGTCGAGGCCGCCGCGGGCCTCACGGCTTAA
- a CDS encoding DUF2155 domain-containing protein, which translates to MKSHSGLAGAAVAAVVVAGAGMVAAQPTSSTPRPPQGAGAQRVAPTGTGVPSAPQAPVAQTAPTAPAPVSEEAPPANVPTPQPAVVPPITDKDVAPAPEVEQKAAAPKAPAGPQRRPRYDVAVLQVLDKVTAETLRFEAAVGKPVRYKTLIFTVKACEHTAADEPVEDSIAYLEILSQPRAEPGRPVLPAKQAFKGWMYASSPSLDPLEHPVYDAWLITCRTAAPVASAPPAPAR; encoded by the coding sequence TTGAAAAGCCACAGCGGGCTGGCCGGCGCGGCCGTCGCCGCCGTGGTCGTCGCAGGGGCCGGCATGGTCGCCGCCCAGCCGACCAGTTCCACGCCCCGTCCGCCGCAAGGCGCCGGGGCCCAGCGCGTCGCGCCGACGGGAACGGGCGTCCCGTCCGCGCCGCAGGCGCCTGTCGCCCAGACCGCGCCCACGGCTCCGGCGCCGGTCTCCGAGGAAGCCCCGCCCGCCAATGTGCCGACGCCCCAGCCCGCCGTCGTGCCGCCGATCACCGACAAGGATGTCGCCCCGGCCCCCGAGGTCGAGCAGAAGGCCGCCGCGCCCAAGGCGCCGGCAGGCCCGCAGCGCCGGCCCCGCTACGACGTCGCCGTCCTGCAGGTGCTCGACAAGGTGACGGCCGAGACGCTGCGCTTCGAGGCCGCGGTGGGGAAGCCCGTCCGCTACAAGACCCTGATCTTCACGGTGAAAGCCTGCGAGCACACCGCCGCCGATGAACCGGTAGAGGATTCAATCGCCTATCTGGAAATCCTCTCACAACCCCGGGCCGAGCCCGGCCGTCCGGTGCTGCCCGCCAAGCAGGCATTCAAGGGCTGGATGTACGCCTCCTCGCCGAGTCTCGATCCGCTGGAGCACCCGGTTTACGACGCCTGGCTGATCACCTGCAGGACCGCTGCGCCCGTGGCCAGCGCGCCGCCCGCGCCGGCCCGCTGA